A single genomic interval of uncultured Desulfobulbus sp. harbors:
- a CDS encoding alpha/beta fold hydrolase: protein MKTISKQLAQYPFQPQFIEVGSHRLAYLDQGQGLPVVMVHGNPSWSYLYRNLVSHLQERYRCIVPDHLGCGFSDKPQDYPYRLHNHLENLEYLLDQLKIKRCVLVVHDWGGAIGMGWAGRHADRVAGAVVLNTAAFRSPLMPFRISLCRWPVLGELLVRGLNGFAGAAIFMAVKKRMRREIAQSFLAPYDTWRNRIAVHRFVQDIPMDATHPTWPTLVAVEEGLANLSQVPMMLCWGGRDFCFNDWFYREWLRRFPEAEGHFFKQAGHYVLEDAFAEIAPLVDRFLARALSKGQPHD, encoded by the coding sequence GTGAAGACCATAAGTAAACAGCTTGCCCAATACCCCTTTCAGCCCCAGTTCATCGAGGTGGGCAGCCATCGGCTGGCCTACCTCGATCAGGGCCAGGGGCTCCCGGTGGTTATGGTTCATGGCAACCCCTCCTGGTCCTATCTGTATCGCAATCTGGTCAGCCATCTCCAGGAGCGCTATCGTTGCATTGTCCCGGACCATCTGGGCTGCGGGTTCTCCGACAAGCCGCAGGATTATCCCTACCGATTGCACAACCACCTGGAGAATCTGGAATATCTGCTCGATCAACTCAAGATCAAGCGCTGCGTCCTTGTGGTCCACGACTGGGGCGGTGCCATCGGCATGGGCTGGGCCGGCCGACATGCCGATCGGGTCGCCGGCGCGGTGGTGCTCAATACCGCGGCCTTTCGTTCGCCGCTCATGCCCTTTCGCATCAGCCTCTGCCGCTGGCCGGTTTTAGGCGAGTTGCTCGTCCGGGGCCTCAATGGCTTTGCCGGTGCGGCCATCTTCATGGCGGTCAAAAAGCGAATGCGCCGGGAAATCGCCCAATCCTTCCTCGCCCCCTACGATACCTGGCGCAACCGAATCGCGGTCCACCGTTTTGTCCAGGATATACCCATGGATGCCACCCATCCAACCTGGCCGACCCTGGTGGCGGTTGAAGAGGGGCTTGCAAACCTGAGCCAGGTGCCGATGATGCTCTGTTGGGGGGGGAGGGATTTCTGTTTCAACGACTGGTTTTATCGGGAATGGTTGCGCCGTTTCCCCGAGGCTGAGGGCCACTTTTTCAAGCAGGCCGGACACTATGTGCTCGAGGATGCCTTTGCCGAGATCGCCCCGCTGGTGGATCGGTTCCTCGCGCGCGCCTTGAGCAAAGGACAACCCCATGACTGA
- a CDS encoding ATP synthase F0 subunit B has protein sequence MISIDVTLLMHIVNMVVLMFVLNAILYKPVLAILEKRAQKIESLNGDVAQFEQNARQRQAELDQKMREASTKAKKALDGARAQAQAAGAEKLAAIRKESDSVKETQLADLRSQIEVARKELEGNAAGFAQAMAGKILGRSLDA, from the coding sequence ATGATTTCGATTGATGTCACGTTGTTAATGCACATTGTCAACATGGTTGTGTTGATGTTTGTCCTCAATGCAATTCTGTACAAGCCTGTCCTCGCGATTTTGGAAAAACGGGCGCAGAAGATCGAATCGCTTAACGGCGACGTTGCTCAGTTCGAGCAGAATGCCCGTCAGCGGCAGGCAGAGCTTGATCAAAAAATGCGTGAGGCGAGCACCAAGGCCAAAAAGGCATTGGATGGCGCGCGGGCCCAGGCTCAGGCAGCCGGTGCTGAGAAGTTGGCAGCTATCCGCAAGGAATCTGACAGTGTAAAGGAGACGCAACTGGCCGATCTTCGTTCGCAGATTGAAGTCGCCAGAAAGGAGCTTGAGGGAAATGCCGCGGGGTTCGCCCAGGCAATGGCAGGAAAGATACTTGGAAGGAGTCTGGACGCATGA
- a CDS encoding 3-oxoacyl-ACP synthase III — protein MRYSRVCLHEFGYQLPPVELSSKEIEAQLQPLYERLKLPVGRLELMTGIRSRRLWQPGTRPSDGASAAGKEALAKAGIRPEDIGCLLFTSVSRDMMEPATASFVHRNLALPDTCLLFDISNACLGFLDGMVMLANMIELGQVQAGLIVAGETAEDLVASTIRHLLADTSLTRKSIKPLFASLTIGSGAVALVMTARDFQDSGHSLRGGGYAANTRHNNLCQGGQNAEQGTLMSTDSELLLEKGIETAAGCWQAFHAALGWDKDSIDRFFCHQVGRAHAQMLFSTLALDPNKNFETLPILGNVGSVSAPITMAMGIDQGALTSGQRAALLGIGSGINSLMLGIDW, from the coding sequence ATGCGTTATAGCAGAGTCTGTCTGCATGAATTTGGTTATCAGTTGCCGCCTGTGGAACTCTCCTCCAAAGAAATCGAGGCCCAGCTGCAGCCGTTGTATGAGCGGTTGAAACTGCCCGTCGGTCGACTGGAATTGATGACCGGCATTCGAAGTCGCCGCCTCTGGCAGCCGGGAACCCGTCCCAGCGATGGTGCGTCCGCTGCCGGTAAAGAGGCCCTTGCCAAAGCGGGGATCAGGCCTGAGGATATCGGCTGCCTCCTCTTCACCTCGGTCAGCCGCGACATGATGGAGCCGGCCACCGCCTCCTTTGTCCACCGTAACCTGGCACTCCCCGACACCTGCCTGCTCTTTGACATCTCCAACGCCTGTCTGGGCTTCCTCGACGGCATGGTCATGCTCGCCAACATGATCGAGCTTGGCCAGGTACAGGCTGGTCTGATCGTGGCCGGTGAGACTGCGGAGGATCTGGTGGCCTCCACCATTCGTCATCTGCTGGCCGATACCAGTCTGACGAGAAAATCGATCAAGCCGCTCTTTGCCTCGCTCACCATCGGCTCCGGCGCGGTGGCCCTGGTGATGACGGCCCGTGACTTTCAGGACAGCGGGCACTCTCTTCGTGGGGGCGGATATGCCGCCAATACCCGCCATAACAACCTCTGCCAGGGCGGGCAAAATGCGGAGCAGGGGACTTTGATGTCCACCGATTCCGAGCTGCTCCTGGAAAAGGGTATCGAGACCGCGGCCGGCTGCTGGCAGGCCTTCCATGCCGCCCTTGGCTGGGACAAGGATTCGATCGATCGTTTTTTCTGTCATCAGGTCGGCAGGGCGCATGCGCAGATGCTCTTCTCCACCCTTGCGCTTGATCCGAACAAGAATTTTGAGACCCTGCCAATACTGGGCAATGTAGGGTCGGTATCGGCGCCGATCACCATGGCCATGGGTATTGACCAGGGGGCCTTGACCTCCGGTCAAAGAGCCGCGCTGCTCGGCATCGGATCCGGGATCAACTCGCTCATGTTGGGGATTGACTGGTGA
- a CDS encoding DUF1232 domain-containing protein — protein sequence MMQLPSQLARLWQMVVHAKSVFFSPFTPLSVKIVLALGLLYALSPYDLIPEWVPVLGVMDDLALVALLISWAGSFPADKK from the coding sequence ATGATGCAGCTGCCCTCGCAACTCGCCCGCCTTTGGCAGATGGTGGTTCATGCCAAATCCGTCTTTTTCTCGCCCTTCACCCCCCTCTCCGTCAAAATCGTCCTTGCGCTCGGGCTGCTCTATGCCCTTTCCCCCTATGATCTCATTCCGGAATGGGTTCCCGTGCTCGGGGTGATGGATGATCTGGCCCTTGTTGCCCTGCTCATCAGCTGGGCGGGCAGCTTTCCCGCCGACAAGAAATAA
- a CDS encoding F0F1 ATP synthase subunit delta: MRHTILARRYAKALFSLGKEQDKTGEYSEMLAAIAGLIVDAEAGVGDALNNPLYPLDVRQKVMAKIAESVQADAIMTSFLNLLIEKKRADILPDIAYELQVMVDKDQNISHGSIISAIELDQTLLGKIQATLEKLTGNKVILETQVDPSIIGGIIAKVGDLVLDGSIKTQLNGLKESIKGRE, translated from the coding sequence GTGAGACATACAATACTAGCTCGTCGATATGCAAAAGCGCTTTTTTCTTTGGGAAAAGAGCAAGACAAAACTGGAGAGTACAGTGAAATGCTCGCCGCCATCGCCGGTCTCATCGTCGATGCGGAAGCAGGTGTGGGCGATGCCCTGAATAACCCGCTGTACCCGTTGGATGTTCGGCAGAAAGTCATGGCCAAAATCGCAGAGTCCGTCCAGGCTGATGCGATTATGACCAGCTTTTTGAATCTGCTGATTGAAAAGAAACGTGCCGATATCCTGCCCGACATCGCCTATGAATTACAGGTCATGGTCGATAAGGATCAGAATATCAGCCACGGTTCCATTATTTCCGCCATCGAACTTGATCAGACCTTGCTGGGCAAGATTCAGGCGACTTTGGAAAAACTCACAGGTAATAAGGTTATACTTGAAACCCAGGTCGATCCGTCCATTATAGGCGGGATTATTGCCAAGGTTGGTGACTTGGTGCTGGACGGAAGTATAAAGACGCAACTTAATGGATTAAAGGAATCTATCAAGGGGAGAGAATAA
- a CDS encoding ATP synthase F0 subunit B → MKACITTVLRPALLAILIGVMPVTFAQANEAPATAAHQEVTADAHSAAPAAAGHEAAVEAHGAAAEAHGAAAEAHGADAHHGGLAAMLTPEKLKDLFWRAVNFLALVVLLVKFGAKPIVSGLSGRQQQIREELETLTARRDEAEASYKEFSAKLAGMEREMDVIVEKAIAQAQVEKERILAEAEKAAEDIKRQAEAAVMAELEDAKRTLREEVAEQAAAMAEELIVKNLTAADQVAITEQYLERVGAVQ, encoded by the coding sequence ATGAAAGCTTGTATCACAACAGTTTTACGGCCGGCACTGCTGGCTATCCTGATCGGGGTGATGCCGGTCACGTTTGCGCAGGCAAACGAGGCCCCGGCAACCGCCGCCCATCAGGAGGTAACGGCGGATGCCCACTCGGCAGCGCCGGCGGCTGCTGGACACGAAGCAGCTGTTGAAGCACACGGCGCTGCAGCAGAGGCCCACGGTGCAGCCGCAGAGGCGCATGGAGCAGATGCTCACCATGGGGGGCTTGCAGCGATGTTGACCCCGGAGAAGTTGAAAGACCTGTTCTGGCGGGCAGTCAACTTTCTCGCACTGGTTGTCCTCCTGGTCAAGTTCGGTGCCAAACCGATCGTGTCCGGACTCAGCGGGCGGCAGCAGCAGATCCGTGAAGAACTTGAAACCCTGACCGCTCGTCGCGACGAGGCCGAGGCATCCTACAAAGAGTTTTCGGCAAAGCTCGCTGGCATGGAGCGCGAAATGGATGTGATCGTCGAAAAGGCCATCGCCCAGGCTCAGGTTGAAAAGGAACGCATTCTGGCTGAGGCTGAAAAGGCTGCTGAAGATATCAAGCGTCAGGCGGAAGCGGCTGTCATGGCCGAATTGGAAGATGCCAAGCGGACCCTTCGTGAAGAAGTCGCTGAGCAGGCTGCAGCCATGGCTGAGGAGTTGATCGTTAAAAATCTGACCGCTGCGGATCAGGTCGCGATCACTGAACAGTATCTTGAAAGAGTGGGTGCGGTACAGTGA
- the atpG gene encoding ATP synthase F1 subunit gamma has translation MPGLKDVKDKITGVKKTAQITKAMNMVASAKLRGAQEKMERFRPYAGKFAEAMRDLSGGMESTDLPLMEVRDVKSVEIVVVTSDRGLCGSFNANIIKEAERLKKNYEAAGKKVSFVTVGRKGTQALKKSGLLRKSFNDIMGSFQMFNAREISQDITEAFLAGESDQVDIIYGKFYSVAVQKPEVEELLPIKPVSSDEGGARETTGATGSYTYEPDPNEIMEVLLPLFLNVQIYHAMLEVGASEHAARMTAMDNATNACKDMIKDLTQLYNKARQAAVTNELMDIVGGAEALK, from the coding sequence ATGCCTGGATTAAAGGACGTTAAAGATAAAATCACCGGCGTGAAGAAAACCGCGCAGATTACCAAGGCCATGAATATGGTGGCCTCGGCCAAATTGCGTGGCGCCCAGGAGAAGATGGAGCGCTTTCGTCCGTATGCTGGAAAATTCGCCGAAGCAATGCGCGACTTATCCGGCGGTATGGAAAGCACAGACCTTCCTCTCATGGAAGTCCGTGACGTAAAATCGGTCGAGATCGTTGTCGTGACCTCCGACCGCGGCTTGTGCGGAAGCTTCAACGCCAATATTATTAAAGAAGCTGAAAGGCTCAAAAAAAATTACGAGGCGGCAGGCAAGAAAGTCAGCTTCGTTACCGTGGGGCGAAAGGGTACGCAGGCGCTGAAAAAATCAGGCCTTTTGCGCAAATCCTTCAACGATATCATGGGCTCGTTCCAGATGTTCAACGCCCGTGAGATCTCCCAAGATATCACCGAGGCCTTTCTCGCCGGTGAGAGTGATCAGGTTGACATCATCTACGGTAAATTCTACTCGGTTGCGGTGCAGAAACCGGAAGTCGAAGAGCTGTTGCCGATCAAACCTGTGAGCTCTGATGAGGGCGGCGCTCGGGAAACAACCGGCGCCACCGGCTCATACACCTATGAGCCGGACCCCAATGAGATCATGGAAGTACTGCTTCCTCTGTTTCTCAATGTGCAAATCTATCACGCCATGCTCGAAGTCGGTGCCTCTGAACATGCTGCTCGTATGACAGCCATGGATAACGCCACCAATGCATGCAAGGATATGATTAAAGATTTGACCCAGCTGTACAACAAAGCACGTCAGGCGGCAGTTACCAACGAGTTGATGGATATCGTCGGTGGTGCCGAGGCGTTGAAATAA
- the atpD gene encoding F0F1 ATP synthase subunit beta encodes MGESRVGKIIQVIGPVVDVEFEPGNLPDIMNALFITNPAINDQADNLVCEVAQHLGDNCVRTVAMDQTDGLVRGMDARDTGAPITIPVGEASLGRIMNVVGRPVDGMGEISSAKTMPIHRPAPAFTEQDTEVNVLETGIKVIDLLVPFPRGGKMGLFGGAGCGKTVIMMEMVNNIAMQHGGISVFCGVGERTREGNDLYNEMKESGVLPKAALVYGQMTEPPGARSRVALTGLTAAEYFRDEEGQDVLFFVDNIFRFTQAGSEVSALLGRIPSAVGYQPTLATDLGALQERITSTTKGSITAVQCVYVPADDLTDPAPATTFAHLDGTVVLSRQIAELGIYPAVDPLDSTSRILDPNVVGEEHYLTARGVQVALQKYKELQDIIAILGMDELSEEDQLTVARARKVQRFLSQPFHVAEVFTGFPGKYCKVEDTVRGFKEILDGKHDDLPETAFYMVGSIEEAIEKAAARAKA; translated from the coding sequence ATGGGTGAGTCACGAGTAGGAAAAATTATACAGGTTATCGGACCTGTTGTTGACGTTGAGTTCGAGCCGGGCAACCTGCCCGACATCATGAATGCCCTTTTCATCACCAACCCTGCGATCAACGACCAAGCGGACAACCTGGTTTGCGAGGTTGCGCAGCATTTGGGTGACAACTGCGTACGTACCGTTGCCATGGATCAGACCGATGGTCTGGTACGGGGTATGGACGCACGAGATACCGGTGCGCCGATCACCATTCCTGTTGGCGAGGCCTCTCTTGGCCGCATCATGAACGTTGTCGGCCGTCCGGTTGATGGTATGGGCGAGATCTCCTCCGCCAAAACCATGCCGATCCACCGTCCGGCTCCTGCGTTCACCGAGCAGGACACCGAGGTCAACGTTCTTGAGACCGGGATCAAGGTTATCGATCTGCTGGTTCCCTTTCCCCGCGGTGGTAAGATGGGGCTGTTCGGCGGTGCTGGTTGCGGCAAGACCGTTATCATGATGGAGATGGTTAACAACATCGCCATGCAGCACGGTGGTATTTCCGTATTCTGCGGCGTTGGTGAGCGTACCCGTGAGGGCAACGACCTCTACAACGAGATGAAGGAATCCGGCGTTCTTCCCAAAGCCGCTCTCGTGTATGGCCAGATGACCGAGCCTCCAGGAGCCCGCTCCCGTGTTGCTCTGACCGGTCTGACCGCTGCCGAGTACTTCCGTGACGAGGAGGGCCAGGACGTTCTCTTCTTCGTTGACAACATCTTCCGTTTTACTCAGGCTGGTTCCGAGGTTTCCGCTCTTCTCGGACGTATTCCGTCCGCCGTTGGTTACCAACCGACCCTGGCCACCGACCTCGGTGCACTCCAGGAGCGCATTACCTCCACCACCAAGGGGTCCATTACCGCTGTACAGTGTGTCTACGTACCTGCGGACGACTTGACCGATCCTGCGCCGGCCACCACCTTCGCTCACTTGGACGGTACCGTTGTTCTCTCCCGTCAGATCGCTGAGCTCGGAATCTATCCCGCGGTTGATCCGCTGGACTCCACCTCCCGTATTCTCGATCCCAACGTTGTTGGTGAAGAGCACTACCTGACCGCCCGTGGCGTGCAGGTTGCTCTGCAGAAATACAAAGAGCTGCAGGACATCATTGCAATTCTTGGTATGGACGAGCTCTCCGAAGAAGATCAGCTGACCGTTGCCCGTGCCCGTAAGGTACAGCGCTTCCTGTCTCAGCCCTTCCACGTAGCCGAGGTATTCACCGGTTTCCCTGGAAAGTACTGCAAGGTTGAAGATACTGTTCGCGGCTTCAAGGAGATCCTTGACGGAAAGCATGACGATCTGCCCGAGACCGCCTTCTATATGGTCGGCAGCATCGAAGAGGCAATCGAGAAGGCCGCCGCACGAGCTAAAGCTTGA
- the atpA gene encoding F0F1 ATP synthase subunit alpha has translation MQIKAEEISQIIKDQIAGFKNEIDLKETGTVLSVGDGIARVYGVENCQAMELLEFPGGIFGLALNLEADNVGCAILGDVRDIKEGDIVKRTGRIAEVPVGPEMEGRVVDGIGQAIDGKGPINAQETRKIEVLAPGVIARKSVHEPCYTGAKAVDAMTPVGKGQRELVIGDRQIGKTALCVDAIIAQKNTDVHCIYVAIGQKKSTVALVVEALRKHGAMEYTTVVAACASDPAPMQYVSAFAGCAMGEYFRDKGQHALIIYDDLSKQAVAYRELSLLLRRPPGREAYPGDIFFNHSRLLERASKVSDALGAGSLTALPIIETQAGDVSAFIPTNVISITDGQVYLEPSLFFAGVRPAINVGLSVSRVGGAAQVKAMKQVAGTLRLDLAQYRELAAFASFGSDLDAATQAQLTRGERLVEILKQPQYQPLPMEKQVTIIFAGTKGFLDKFPVNTLADYEQELYTYIETNEPSIFSELAEKQVITPELEEKMKKTLATFGETFKATKGLN, from the coding sequence ATGCAGATCAAAGCCGAAGAAATCAGCCAGATTATAAAAGATCAAATCGCTGGCTTTAAGAATGAGATCGACCTGAAGGAAACCGGAACCGTACTTTCCGTTGGTGACGGTATTGCACGTGTGTATGGCGTAGAAAATTGTCAGGCCATGGAGCTGCTTGAGTTCCCCGGCGGTATTTTCGGTCTGGCCCTCAACCTCGAGGCCGACAACGTCGGTTGCGCCATCCTGGGTGATGTTCGCGACATCAAAGAGGGTGACATCGTCAAGCGGACCGGTCGTATCGCCGAGGTTCCGGTTGGTCCCGAGATGGAAGGCCGCGTTGTCGACGGTATCGGCCAAGCCATCGACGGCAAGGGCCCGATCAACGCCCAGGAGACACGCAAGATCGAGGTCCTCGCTCCCGGCGTTATCGCCCGTAAGTCCGTTCATGAGCCCTGCTACACCGGCGCCAAGGCCGTTGACGCCATGACCCCGGTAGGCAAGGGACAGCGCGAGCTCGTCATCGGCGACCGTCAGATCGGCAAGACCGCACTCTGCGTTGACGCCATCATCGCCCAGAAGAACACCGATGTTCACTGCATCTACGTCGCCATCGGCCAGAAGAAATCGACGGTTGCCCTGGTTGTTGAAGCCCTGCGTAAACACGGTGCCATGGAATACACCACCGTTGTTGCCGCCTGCGCCTCCGATCCCGCGCCGATGCAGTACGTATCCGCCTTCGCCGGTTGCGCCATGGGTGAGTACTTCCGAGATAAAGGCCAGCATGCGCTGATCATCTACGATGATCTTTCCAAACAGGCCGTTGCCTACCGTGAACTTTCCCTGCTGCTCCGCCGTCCTCCGGGACGTGAGGCCTACCCTGGTGACATCTTCTTCAACCACTCCCGTCTGCTTGAGCGCGCCTCCAAGGTGAGCGACGCCCTGGGCGCCGGTTCTCTGACCGCTCTGCCGATCATCGAGACCCAGGCTGGTGACGTTTCCGCCTTTATTCCGACCAACGTTATCTCCATTACCGACGGTCAGGTATACCTCGAGCCGAGTTTGTTCTTCGCCGGTGTTCGCCCCGCGATCAACGTCGGTCTCTCCGTATCCCGCGTTGGTGGTGCCGCTCAGGTCAAGGCCATGAAACAGGTTGCCGGAACCCTGCGACTGGATCTGGCCCAATATCGTGAACTCGCAGCCTTCGCCTCCTTCGGCTCTGACCTCGATGCCGCAACGCAGGCCCAGTTAACCCGCGGTGAGCGGTTGGTTGAGATCCTCAAACAACCCCAGTATCAGCCGCTGCCCATGGAAAAACAGGTGACCATCATTTTCGCTGGTACCAAGGGCTTCCTCGATAAATTCCCGGTGAACACCCTGGCTGACTACGAGCAAGAGTTGTATACCTACATCGAAACCAATGAACCTTCCATTTTCTCCGAACTCGCCGAGAAGCAGGTCATCACTCCCGAGTTGGAAGAGAAAATGAAAAAGACACTGGCAACCTTCGGTGAAACCTTCAAGGCAACAAAGGGCCTGAACTGA
- a CDS encoding NAD-dependent epimerase/dehydratase family protein, which translates to MMQAENVVVTGGGGFIGKALVQALLVEGARVTVIGRNPYPDLEAQGVRCLQGDICDQEFLFKVFAGCTTAFHVAAKAGIWGPKKDYFVINTLGTENVLRACRHNQVANLVYTSTPSVVFDRKNIEAGDESLPYAHKTLCHYAASKIAAEKAVLAANAPELRTVAIRPHLVWGPGDRNLIPRLVERGRAGMLKVVGSGRNRVDIAYIDNVVHLHMLAAKNLQTTATAAGEAFFIGQNDPVVLWDWINELFARMNINPVKSRVPFSLAYMVGACLELRGTLLGQKEEPKMTRFLAHQLSHSHWFSHRKAENILGYREKVSSEAGMERLLAWMHQK; encoded by the coding sequence ATGATGCAGGCAGAAAATGTTGTGGTCACCGGCGGTGGTGGGTTTATCGGCAAGGCCCTGGTACAGGCACTCCTCGTTGAGGGTGCCCGGGTTACAGTGATTGGGCGCAACCCCTATCCTGATCTAGAGGCCCAAGGGGTTCGTTGCCTCCAGGGAGACATTTGCGATCAGGAATTTCTTTTCAAGGTATTTGCAGGATGCACCACCGCCTTTCATGTTGCGGCCAAGGCGGGAATATGGGGGCCGAAAAAAGACTATTTCGTGATCAATACCCTGGGCACAGAGAATGTACTCAGAGCCTGCCGCCACAATCAGGTGGCCAATCTGGTCTATACCTCAACCCCCTCGGTGGTGTTTGACCGGAAAAATATTGAGGCTGGTGACGAATCATTGCCCTATGCCCACAAAACACTGTGTCATTATGCCGCATCCAAGATAGCGGCGGAAAAGGCGGTGCTTGCTGCGAATGCGCCCGAACTGCGGACAGTCGCGATTCGCCCGCACCTTGTCTGGGGGCCGGGGGATCGAAACTTGATTCCACGCCTGGTGGAACGGGGCAGGGCGGGTATGCTCAAGGTGGTCGGATCCGGCAGGAACAGGGTGGATATTGCCTATATAGATAATGTCGTTCATCTCCATATGCTCGCGGCAAAGAACCTGCAGACCACGGCCACGGCCGCTGGAGAGGCCTTTTTTATCGGACAAAATGACCCGGTCGTTTTGTGGGACTGGATCAATGAACTTTTTGCCAGGATGAATATTAACCCGGTGAAATCACGGGTGCCATTTTCCCTTGCTTACATGGTAGGGGCATGTCTTGAACTGAGAGGAACACTGCTGGGGCAAAAAGAGGAACCCAAAATGACCCGCTTCCTTGCCCACCAATTGTCGCATTCTCACTGGTTTAGTCATAGGAAGGCCGAAAATATTTTGGGGTATCGGGAAAAAGTCTCTTCTGAGGCCGGGATGGAACGGTTACTCGCCTGGATGCATCAAAAATAA
- a CDS encoding fatty acid CoA ligase family protein, whose amino-acid sequence MTDCDIASALYQAAARLGEQRALTALENGSWRQWSFAQLAGNSQGFAAALNARGVRRGDRVMLMVRPSMEFVCLTFALFQLGAVVILIDPGMGYKNLLRCIGSVRPDILVGISKAILFSHIFRSPFRSVRQRILVGKGGFLGGRGLAPLYGGHLPNFTAANDDLAAIIFTTGSTGPPKGVEYTHGIFHTQLRLIRDYFGIKEGDIDQPGFPLFGLFATALGAQAVIPDMDPTRPAQVDPQKFVHTLLVHKVSYSFGSPAIWNVVSRYCLEKGIVLPVRKVLMAGAPVPGELVERVQQILPPEGLIFTPYGATESLPVAAIEGREIVEQTWAMTRIGRGACVGRPLPEMEIAIIEPVDGPIEHWQQARQVSTGEIGEIVVRGPVVTRAYAGNAEETAHAKISDAQGFWHRMGDMGYVDGQGRLWFCGRKAHRVATKKGMLYTICCEAIFNDHPQVRRSALVGLGPWGRQMPVLIVEPVTKVGNEEHLFTELRELAKANDLTQDIEQFLLHPAFPVDIRHNAKIFREKLADWAGKRMLLPNG is encoded by the coding sequence ATGACTGATTGCGACATCGCCTCCGCACTGTACCAGGCGGCAGCGCGCCTCGGTGAACAGAGAGCGCTCACCGCCCTTGAAAACGGCAGCTGGCGTCAATGGAGCTTTGCCCAACTGGCGGGAAATAGCCAGGGCTTTGCCGCCGCCCTGAATGCGCGCGGTGTCCGACGTGGCGACCGGGTCATGCTCATGGTGCGGCCGTCGATGGAGTTCGTCTGCCTGACCTTTGCCCTGTTCCAGTTGGGCGCGGTGGTGATCCTCATCGATCCGGGCATGGGCTATAAAAACCTGCTCCGCTGTATCGGTTCGGTCCGGCCGGACATTCTGGTGGGGATTTCCAAGGCCATCCTCTTCAGCCACATCTTTCGTTCTCCCTTCAGGTCGGTGCGGCAGCGCATCCTGGTCGGCAAGGGCGGATTCTTGGGTGGTCGAGGCCTTGCTCCCCTCTATGGAGGTCATCTTCCCAACTTTACGGCAGCAAATGACGATCTTGCCGCCATCATCTTCACCACCGGATCCACTGGTCCGCCCAAAGGGGTCGAGTATACCCACGGCATATTTCACACCCAACTACGGCTTATTCGGGATTATTTCGGGATCAAGGAGGGCGATATCGACCAACCGGGCTTTCCCCTGTTCGGCCTTTTTGCCACCGCCCTTGGCGCCCAGGCGGTCATCCCGGATATGGATCCGACGCGGCCGGCCCAGGTCGATCCCCAAAAATTTGTCCATACCCTGCTGGTGCACAAGGTCAGCTATTCCTTTGGTTCGCCGGCGATCTGGAATGTGGTCAGCCGTTATTGCCTGGAAAAGGGGATCGTTTTGCCAGTGCGCAAGGTGCTCATGGCCGGTGCCCCGGTTCCGGGCGAACTGGTGGAGCGGGTACAGCAGATCTTGCCGCCGGAGGGGCTCATCTTCACCCCCTACGGTGCGACCGAGAGCCTGCCTGTGGCCGCCATCGAGGGCCGGGAAATAGTGGAGCAGACCTGGGCAATGACCAGGATCGGCCGTGGTGCCTGTGTCGGTCGCCCCTTGCCCGAAATGGAGATTGCCATCATTGAACCTGTGGACGGGCCGATTGAGCATTGGCAGCAGGCGCGTCAGGTGAGCACGGGTGAGATCGGGGAAATCGTGGTGCGCGGACCGGTGGTCACCCGTGCCTATGCCGGCAATGCCGAGGAAACCGCGCATGCCAAAATATCCGACGCCCAGGGATTCTGGCACCGCATGGGCGATATGGGCTATGTGGATGGACAGGGACGCCTTTGGTTCTGTGGGCGCAAGGCGCATCGGGTGGCGACAAAGAAAGGCATGCTCTATACCATCTGCTGCGAGGCTATTTTCAACGATCATCCCCAGGTTCGCCGGTCGGCCCTGGTTGGCCTGGGACCGTGGGGCAGGCAGATGCCGGTCCTGATTGTCGAGCCAGTGACCAAGGTGGGCAATGAGGAACATTTGTTTACCGAGTTACGGGAGTTGGCAAAGGCCAATGATCTGACACAGGATATTGAACAGTTCCTGCTGCATCCCGCCTTTCCGGTGGATATTCGCCACAACGCCAAAATTTTTCGGGAGAAGCTGGCTGATTGGGCCGGTAAACGGATGCTGCTGCCAAACGGCTGA